A genome region from SAR324 cluster bacterium includes the following:
- the mpl gene encoding UDP-N-acetylmuramate:L-alanyl-gamma-D-glutamyl-meso-diaminopimelate ligase: MKTLNQSRHIHFSGICGTAMASLAVLLKNRGIRITGSDNNVYPPMSTFLEQNSIAIFDGYSEKNFPEIPDLVVLGNALSRGNPEVEWVMAQKIPYISMAELLKLYFIRGNTSLVVTGTHGKTTTTSLLSWVFDVAGKDPGFMVGGIVENFGTSCREGYGGFFITEGDEYDTAFFDKRSKFFHYLPDLLILNNIEFDHADIFDSLQDILKAFRYLLRLVPQNGLIVANGDDANVMSVIEHAFTPCVTFGKNLNCMVQIRDIMPVASGTTFTLHWRDRQDYEFQIPLMGEYNVSNATAVAISAIHYGITPEQIQRAFDLFSGVKRRQELRGIARGVLVYDDFAHHPTAIQKTIQAIRQRHPRQRVFAVFEPRSNTSVINVHQAAMVSAFEGAHEAIIALPYRFDKIPVEKRLDIQAVEQQMRERGQMCKTFARTEDILEYLVSTVQSGDVVLIMSNGKFDNIHLRLLEMLE, encoded by the coding sequence GGCATCCCTAGCGGTTCTCCTCAAAAACCGGGGCATCCGCATTACGGGTTCGGACAACAATGTGTATCCGCCGATGAGCACTTTTCTGGAACAAAACAGCATCGCCATTTTTGACGGATATTCTGAAAAGAACTTTCCTGAAATACCAGACCTGGTGGTTCTTGGTAACGCGCTTTCCCGGGGCAATCCTGAAGTAGAATGGGTGATGGCCCAGAAAATTCCATACATTTCCATGGCAGAGTTGCTCAAACTGTATTTCATCCGTGGCAATACCTCACTGGTTGTGACAGGAACTCACGGCAAAACCACGACAACGTCCCTGTTGTCATGGGTGTTTGACGTCGCCGGCAAAGATCCTGGATTCATGGTGGGCGGAATTGTGGAGAATTTTGGCACAAGCTGCCGGGAAGGGTATGGTGGTTTTTTTATCACGGAGGGCGATGAATATGACACCGCGTTTTTTGACAAGCGCTCCAAATTTTTCCATTATCTGCCTGATTTGCTGATTCTCAACAACATCGAATTTGATCATGCCGATATTTTTGATTCGTTACAGGATATTCTGAAGGCCTTCAGATACCTGTTGCGACTGGTGCCTCAAAATGGGTTGATCGTGGCTAATGGCGACGATGCCAATGTGATGTCGGTCATTGAGCACGCGTTCACGCCGTGTGTGACTTTTGGGAAAAATCTAAATTGCATGGTTCAGATCAGGGACATCATGCCAGTCGCTTCCGGAACCACCTTCACCCTGCACTGGCGTGACCGGCAAGATTACGAATTTCAGATTCCGCTCATGGGGGAATATAATGTGTCCAATGCCACAGCGGTTGCGATTTCGGCGATTCATTACGGAATCACACCCGAGCAGATTCAGCGGGCATTTGATCTGTTCAGTGGAGTAAAACGCAGGCAGGAACTGCGAGGCATTGCCCGGGGCGTGCTTGTGTATGATGATTTCGCGCATCACCCGACAGCAATTCAGAAAACGATTCAGGCCATTCGGCAACGACATCCACGGCAACGGGTGTTCGCGGTGTTTGAACCGAGAAGCAATACCAGCGTTATCAACGTGCACCAGGCAGCGATGGTCAGTGCGTTTGAAGGCGCTCATGAAGCGATCATTGCCTTGCCGTATCGGTTCGACAAGATCCCCGTCGAAAAACGACTGGATATTCAGGCTGTAGAACAGCAAATGCGTGAGCGTGGACAAATGTGTAAAACCTTTGCCAGAACGGAAGACATTCTGGAGTATCTGGTGAGCACGGTACAAAGTGGCGATGTGGTATTGATCATGAGCAATGGTAAATTCGACAACATCCATCTCCGCTTGCTGGAAATGCTGGAATAA
- a CDS encoding N-acetylmuramoyl-L-alanine amidase has product MKQQSFFYGQGGPAIEASRWMSPATIVTTHYWATANRIKIVLNTSREVPYVYGWDTHTQRMYVDFIDVESFTPPQAMLHEENGVLKQILLEPLNQRITRLWIQPAKPLMPKITAYTVATRNTITIRLEEEEVPVEQAVIARPTPAQTIRPVTIIIDPGHGGNDPGASAFGVNEKDIVLQVAKKLYRLLLKNTPHKVFMTRQGDSYVSREKRAQFARNKKGDLLISLHTNSHTDPMVHGIELYYLESVRDQASMNAAIRENEMSDQEIHQLADVLQNLSLRKHTSLSNQLARSLHDRLMQAITSRYAEFPRDLGIKEAPFLILMHSRMPSVLMELAFITNPEENQRLTNRDYQQVLAEGMFHGIQEFLLKRTSRL; this is encoded by the coding sequence ATGAAACAGCAGTCCTTTTTTTATGGCCAGGGTGGACCCGCTATTGAAGCATCCCGCTGGATGTCCCCTGCGACGATTGTCACCACCCATTATTGGGCCACGGCCAATCGTATCAAGATTGTACTGAATACTTCCAGGGAAGTGCCCTATGTTTATGGATGGGACACCCACACACAACGCATGTATGTCGATTTTATTGATGTGGAATCTTTCACGCCACCTCAAGCCATGTTGCATGAAGAAAACGGAGTATTGAAGCAAATCCTGCTGGAACCGCTGAATCAGCGGATCACACGCTTGTGGATACAGCCCGCAAAACCCTTGATGCCCAAAATCACCGCTTATACGGTCGCCACCCGAAATACCATCACCATACGTCTGGAAGAAGAGGAAGTCCCGGTTGAACAAGCCGTCATCGCCCGGCCAACTCCGGCACAAACCATACGTCCTGTCACCATTATTATTGATCCGGGGCATGGAGGAAATGATCCCGGAGCGAGCGCGTTCGGAGTGAATGAAAAAGATATTGTGCTTCAGGTAGCAAAAAAGCTGTATCGTTTGCTCCTGAAAAATACCCCGCACAAGGTTTTCATGACACGTCAGGGAGATTCTTATGTTTCCAGAGAAAAACGAGCACAGTTTGCCCGTAATAAAAAAGGAGATCTGCTGATTTCACTGCACACCAATTCTCATACCGACCCGATGGTGCATGGGATTGAATTGTATTATCTGGAATCTGTGAGAGACCAGGCATCCATGAATGCGGCAATCAGGGAAAATGAAATGAGCGATCAGGAAATCCATCAACTGGCGGATGTTCTGCAAAATCTGTCTCTCCGCAAACACACCTCGTTATCCAACCAGCTTGCCAGGTCACTCCATGACAGACTGATGCAGGCCATCACCTCACGCTATGCCGAGTTCCCCCGGGATCTGGGGATCAAGGAAGCTCCCTTTTTGATTCTCATGCATTCCCGGATGCCTTCGGTGCTGATGGAACTGGCGTTCATCACCAATCCTGAAGAAAACCAGCGGCTCACCAACCGTGATTACCAGCAGGTGCTGGCAGAAGGAATGTTTCATGGCATCCAGGAATTTTTACTGAAAAGAACCAGTCGCCTATAA
- a CDS encoding protein-PII uridylyltransferase: protein MLKSVHFSGLGIFIFNFYNPTIEKICISSTLIRNFVERLYSSVGTYPFLGQFYTLNQGELRNRHIRDIQQQLVDFLAEENLENLTDIDYMEKREYIFSECVSSYFQRQTREIAVLNLSVGNSFEILALNTSLVDAIIEVALGYAMYELPCLRRLQYNEMLRDQQYKEKTLPEKIEKRAAIAKQLQFDDPDASEKQILQMKQYYQQIFNDLSQDIENHEKTLRSLSQKLPWIEKCKINREFVLENMVIFARGGYGRGELSFSSDRDVGYCLNTASLNEGEKVILQQLIIRTEHLLRSASVDTAHQYFEIEDDLRQYTEEENIHTIPSILESRVLIGSKALFELLKQKFYQILSYEPYVLKKLSEYKNHTHPTLTEMNIKEDFGGLRSIQIPLWIASATFGSFPNQTADLMVLLIEKRILSPKQVYKLCQAIELVYDLRNFIGGAKEFYFDKEAEDVGIYSEIQKNTINDNMEKLYLLKRKRFPGVDDFDRFRLKAVYNIQSLSQLILDRLLDRTIVRTFSTFQVEVHLQKKLVTEIHAVKGLPHVHLLLIFNNPITILDLFIYLGNSDYDLSPEIKDELSDVLQKLTTEAIQSNRRRIREKFTELMLTPYVARALRVMHEISDPNDGFGHANTLLGRFIPEWNQMRFLLRNLTYHQYPVCVHTLKAMDRCQEELMYLKKNYPELYNYLEPKHILALKWGVLFHDVGKIEPKTKHQISGTSLAIHALERLGYDDEQLFNLITLMIAHHMTVVRLSKTTAYYDQALQRFFEVANRDLIQVILLFLVNISDYSSVSDTTAKDTKSLRNFFEEMYRVYSEMKAGGMDDPMVSILLYLRNKKQDLETDTRIDLLINASLQNDLKVTLFQPLANVNSREFQKLQRVENDLHSMWKYLKIGSLDAKGTDEYTDKLIRTIRQYLTDETIRQLTESFTPLIEWFFMAFPNRFLLSETPNVLANKMLSFVDFKNKPIIVNVLTNARGSINGVLIYVRDYPQIHSRVAYALSARRINIESGKMNQLVMADGTVGFCYYFQVSSQGSNDLIFPRELEARILEGQPPQLITLNSDFIYNSKLRLEFLEADQKSYIVREVNGKYLREDMDFMRVKITLEDAPLVYYKMARAFDNAGIHIQQSLITTIGHQVADYFYVTREDFNRIRETDFEEVLKSFFLHPTEIRLENL, encoded by the coding sequence ATGCTAAAATCAGTCCATTTTTCCGGACTTGGAATTTTTATTTTTAACTTTTATAACCCAACTATCGAAAAAATATGTATTTCTTCAACCCTTATAAGGAATTTTGTGGAACGTTTATATTCTTCCGTGGGTACCTATCCGTTTCTGGGACAATTTTATACCCTGAACCAGGGGGAACTTAGAAACAGGCATATCCGGGATATTCAGCAACAACTGGTTGATTTTCTGGCGGAAGAGAATCTGGAGAATCTGACAGATATCGATTACATGGAAAAACGGGAATATATTTTTTCTGAATGCGTATCGTCATATTTTCAGCGACAAACCAGGGAAATCGCGGTTCTGAATCTGAGTGTAGGGAATTCCTTTGAAATTCTTGCGCTCAACACCAGCCTGGTGGACGCCATCATCGAAGTCGCGCTGGGATATGCCATGTATGAGTTGCCCTGCCTCCGCAGATTGCAGTACAATGAAATGTTGCGGGATCAGCAATACAAGGAAAAAACCCTGCCTGAAAAAATAGAAAAACGGGCGGCGATTGCCAAACAACTGCAATTTGATGATCCTGACGCGTCTGAAAAACAGATTCTGCAAATGAAGCAGTATTATCAGCAGATTTTTAACGATTTGAGTCAGGATATTGAAAATCACGAAAAAACATTGAGGTCACTCAGCCAGAAATTGCCCTGGATTGAGAAATGTAAGATCAACCGCGAATTTGTGCTGGAAAACATGGTGATCTTTGCCCGCGGTGGTTACGGCCGGGGCGAATTGAGTTTTTCGTCAGACCGGGATGTCGGGTATTGTCTCAACACCGCCTCCCTGAATGAAGGGGAAAAGGTGATTCTTCAGCAGTTGATCATTCGTACGGAACATTTGTTGAGGAGTGCCAGCGTCGACACTGCGCATCAGTATTTTGAGATTGAGGATGACCTGCGGCAATACACCGAAGAAGAAAACATTCACACCATTCCCTCCATTCTGGAAAGTCGTGTTTTGATTGGAAGCAAGGCCCTGTTTGAACTGTTGAAACAGAAATTCTACCAGATTTTATCCTATGAACCCTATGTTCTGAAAAAATTGTCAGAATACAAAAATCACACACACCCAACCCTGACGGAAATGAATATCAAGGAAGATTTTGGCGGTTTGCGTTCCATACAGATTCCACTCTGGATCGCGTCAGCTACGTTTGGATCTTTTCCGAATCAGACAGCGGATTTGATGGTCCTTCTGATTGAAAAACGGATTCTTTCGCCAAAACAAGTCTACAAGTTATGTCAGGCCATAGAGCTTGTGTATGATCTGAGGAACTTTATCGGTGGCGCAAAAGAGTTCTACTTTGACAAGGAAGCCGAGGATGTGGGGATTTATTCGGAAATCCAGAAGAACACGATCAATGACAATATGGAAAAATTATACCTGTTGAAACGCAAACGGTTTCCCGGTGTGGATGATTTTGACCGGTTCCGTCTGAAAGCGGTGTATAACATTCAAAGTCTTTCGCAGTTGATTCTGGATCGTTTGCTGGACCGCACCATTGTCAGAACGTTCTCCACATTTCAGGTGGAAGTGCATTTGCAGAAAAAACTGGTCACAGAAATTCATGCGGTCAAAGGGTTGCCGCATGTGCATTTATTACTGATTTTCAACAATCCAATCACAATCCTGGATTTGTTCATTTATCTGGGAAATTCGGATTATGATCTGTCGCCGGAAATCAAGGATGAATTGTCCGATGTGCTGCAAAAACTGACAACCGAAGCCATTCAGTCGAATCGTCGCCGGATCCGGGAAAAATTCACCGAGTTGATGCTGACACCCTATGTCGCGAGAGCTCTCAGGGTGATGCATGAGATCAGTGACCCCAATGACGGGTTTGGTCATGCCAATACACTGCTGGGCCGATTTATTCCTGAATGGAACCAGATGCGGTTTTTGTTGAGGAATCTGACGTATCATCAATATCCTGTCTGTGTCCACACCCTGAAGGCAATGGACCGTTGTCAGGAAGAACTCATGTATCTCAAAAAGAACTATCCTGAATTATACAACTATCTGGAACCCAAACACATTCTGGCTCTCAAATGGGGTGTGCTGTTTCATGATGTTGGAAAAATAGAGCCCAAAACCAAACATCAGATTTCCGGAACATCCCTGGCGATTCATGCGCTGGAACGTCTGGGCTATGACGATGAGCAACTGTTCAATCTGATCACTCTCATGATTGCCCATCACATGACCGTTGTTCGACTCAGCAAAACCACAGCGTATTATGATCAGGCCCTTCAACGTTTTTTTGAGGTGGCAAACCGTGATTTGATTCAGGTGATTTTGTTGTTTCTGGTCAATATTTCTGATTACAGTTCTGTGAGTGATACGACGGCAAAAGATACCAAAAGCCTCAGAAACTTTTTTGAGGAAATGTATCGTGTTTATTCTGAAATGAAAGCTGGTGGCATGGATGATCCGATGGTCTCCATTCTGCTCTATCTCAGAAATAAAAAGCAGGATCTGGAAACCGATACCCGGATTGATCTGCTGATCAATGCCAGCCTGCAGAATGATTTGAAAGTGACGCTGTTTCAACCTCTGGCCAATGTGAACAGTCGTGAATTTCAAAAATTACAGCGTGTTGAGAACGATCTGCATTCCATGTGGAAATATCTGAAAATAGGCTCGCTGGATGCCAAGGGCACGGATGAATACACCGATAAACTCATTCGTACCATCAGGCAGTATCTGACCGATGAAACCATCCGCCAGTTGACCGAATCGTTCACGCCTTTGATTGAATGGTTCTTCATGGCGTTCCCCAACCGGTTTCTGCTGAGCGAAACGCCGAATGTGCTGGCCAATAAAATGTTGAGTTTTGTGGATTTCAAGAACAAACCCATCATTGTGAATGTCTTGACCAATGCCCGGGGAAGCATCAACGGTGTGTTGATTTATGTCAGGGATTATCCACAGATTCACAGTCGGGTTGCGTATGCCCTCAGTGCGAGAAGAATCAATATTGAATCCGGTAAAATGAATCAGTTGGTTATGGCCGACGGAACCGTTGGCTTCTGTTATTATTTTCAGGTATCGAGTCAGGGGAGCAATGATCTGATTTTTCCAAGAGAACTGGAAGCACGGATTCTGGAGGGGCAACCCCCGCAACTGATCACACTGAATTCTGATTTTATCTACAATTCCAAACTGCGCCTCGAGTTTCTGGAGGCTGATCAGAAAAGTTATATTGTCCGGGAGGTAAATGGGAAATACCTGCGTGAGGACATGGATTTCATGCGTGTCAAAATCACTTTGGAAGACGCGCCTCTGGTCTATTATAAAATGGCACGAGCGTTTGACAATGCCGGCATTCATATCCAGCAGTCCCTGATCACCACCATTGGTCATCAGGTGGCGGATTATTTTTATGTTACCCGGGAAGATTTTAACCGTATCCGTGAAACGGATTTTGAAGAAGTGCTGAAATCATTCTTTCTGCATCCGACTGAAATTCGGTTGGAAAATTTATAG